Proteins from a single region of Ignavibacteria bacterium:
- the yidC gene encoding membrane protein insertase YidC, translating to MEKRETFGFILIGLILMVWMMYIAPTPQQPPQRTIADSQSAPYKKPLDSVTQKIFPQDISIADSSDDRFVKVFGNFFAPFAQGTEKIIHIENELFSAEFTSKGGMLKKWTLKKFSSWSKKRLVQLVENTNLGDLSLLFSSTEGKIINTNALYFQTSHPASHIDISSSDADEYTLEFVLPVSETSTLIRKYIFKRGEYGFRTEQHFIGMQNIIAGDEYQLVWERGIRFTEYNSVDEAEFAQAIAYSGGELKTIDAASSDEFPKSNFSGTTEWVGTHNKYFGFAILSNEQKSVGGYLEGKHITVGGTGMKEEYKVAMKLPFKGNQEERCAETIFLGPLDRDILLSYDAGLDQMLSLGWAWIVRPISEYVLLPIFYGLHYVIPNYGIVLIVFSIIIKILLHPLTKKSMDSMRKMQKLQPMMAELKEKHKEDPTKMNQAVMRLYTDYGVNPAGGCLPIILQMPILFALFSVFRSTIDLRQAHFVGWIHDLSMPDVLFTLPFSVPIFNSQEISGLALMLGITQFWQSKQTTTDPRQKMMVWMMPVMMFFLFNSFPSGLNLYYTLFNLLSIAQQWLVNKSHNDEPLKKIEPKNRKLSWFERLAKQAQETRRGKK from the coding sequence GTGGAAAAACGAGAAACATTTGGTTTCATCCTCATCGGACTAATTTTGATGGTGTGGATGATGTATATTGCGCCAACGCCACAGCAGCCACCACAACGAACTATTGCAGATTCGCAATCTGCGCCATATAAAAAACCGTTGGATTCTGTTACGCAAAAAATTTTTCCACAAGACATATCAATCGCGGATTCAAGCGATGACCGGTTTGTAAAAGTTTTTGGAAATTTTTTTGCGCCGTTTGCTCAGGGAACCGAAAAAATTATTCACATCGAAAACGAATTGTTCTCTGCAGAGTTTACATCGAAAGGTGGAATGTTGAAAAAATGGACGTTAAAGAAATTTTCTTCGTGGAGTAAAAAACGGCTGGTGCAATTGGTAGAAAACACGAACTTGGGAGATTTAAGTTTGTTATTTTCTTCTACCGAAGGAAAAATCATCAACACGAACGCGTTGTATTTTCAAACTTCGCACCCTGCATCGCATATCGATATTTCAAGTTCCGATGCCGATGAATACACACTTGAATTTGTTCTCCCGGTTTCTGAAACAAGCACACTGATTCGAAAGTATATTTTTAAGCGCGGTGAATATGGTTTTCGTACCGAACAGCATTTTATCGGAATGCAAAATATCATTGCGGGAGATGAATATCAACTCGTGTGGGAACGCGGGATTCGTTTTACAGAATATAACAGCGTTGACGAAGCAGAGTTTGCGCAAGCAATTGCATACAGCGGCGGCGAACTGAAAACTATTGACGCCGCTTCTTCTGACGAATTTCCGAAATCAAATTTTTCGGGAACAACCGAATGGGTGGGAACGCATAACAAATATTTCGGATTTGCTATTCTTTCGAACGAACAAAAAAGCGTTGGCGGGTATCTGGAAGGAAAGCATATCACTGTTGGCGGTACTGGAATGAAAGAAGAATACAAAGTCGCGATGAAACTTCCATTCAAAGGAAACCAAGAAGAACGTTGCGCCGAAACAATTTTCCTTGGACCGCTTGACAGAGATATATTACTTTCGTACGACGCAGGACTTGACCAAATGTTGAGCCTCGGTTGGGCGTGGATTGTTCGTCCGATTTCTGAATATGTGTTGCTTCCTATTTTTTACGGTTTGCATTATGTGATTCCAAATTACGGAATTGTCTTAATTGTATTTTCCATTATCATCAAAATTCTCCTCCATCCGCTGACGAAAAAAAGTATGGATTCGATGAGGAAGATGCAAAAACTTCAGCCGATGATGGCTGAGTTAAAAGAAAAACACAAAGAAGACCCGACAAAAATGAATCAAGCGGTGATGAGATTGTACACCGATTATGGAGTAAATCCCGCCGGAGGTTGTTTGCCAATTATTTTACAGATGCCGATTCTTTTTGCTTTGTTTTCTGTGTTTCGTTCGACCATTGATTTACGGCAGGCGCATTTTGTCGGATGGATTCACGACCTCTCTATGCCCGATGTGTTATTCACTCTTCCATTTTCCGTTCCTATTTTTAATTCGCAGGAAATTAGCGGATTAGCATTGATGCTGGGAATAACACAATTTTGGCAATCCAAACAAACAACGACGGACCCTCGTCAAAAAATGATGGTGTGGATGATGCCGGTGATGATGTTCTTTCTGTTCAATAGTTTTCCCTCGGGATTGAATTTATATTATACGCTTTTCAATCTTCTCTCGATTGCTCAACAGTGGTTGGTCAACAAATCACACAACGATGAACCGTTGAAAAAAATTGAACCGAAAAACCGGAAACTTTCCTGGTTCGAACGATTAGCAAAACAAGCACAAGAAACAAGAAGAGGGAAAAAATAA